From a single Rhodococcus qingshengii JCM 15477 genomic region:
- a CDS encoding WhiB family transcriptional regulator, which produces MESENSTTAVTSTDVTSAAVTFIEVASTRRDLPCRASNPDLWFAEAPAELEQAKALCAQCPIRSRCLSAALDRAEPWGVWGGEILDQGAVIARKRPRGRPRKQLVCA; this is translated from the coding sequence GTGGAATCCGAAAACTCCACCACTGCAGTAACTTCCACCGACGTCACTTCGGCTGCAGTCACGTTCATCGAGGTCGCGTCCACCCGCCGCGACTTGCCGTGCCGGGCATCCAACCCCGATCTCTGGTTCGCCGAAGCTCCGGCCGAACTCGAGCAGGCCAAGGCACTGTGCGCGCAGTGCCCCATCCGTTCCCGTTGTCTCAGTGCGGCTCTCGACCGCGCCGAGCCATGGGGGGTGTGGGGCGGCGAGATCCTCGATCAGGGGGCCGTCATAGCGCGCAAGAGACCGAGAGGGCGCCCACGCAAGCAACTTGTGTGCGCGTGA
- a CDS encoding DoxX family protein, which yields MPFTGSTSTPSQAAALRLSALLLGAGTMHFVAPSFFDSTVPRQLPGQARTYTQVSGVAELAIGAALAVPKTRKLGAGLAAALFVAVFPANIQMAIDWCRSPKTSTPQKIGSIARLPLQVPLVTEALKARRNAS from the coding sequence ATGCCTTTCACCGGTTCGACGTCCACTCCCAGCCAAGCGGCCGCTCTTCGTTTGTCGGCCCTCCTTCTCGGCGCCGGCACCATGCATTTCGTGGCGCCTTCCTTCTTCGACAGCACCGTTCCCCGCCAGCTTCCCGGACAGGCCCGCACCTACACCCAGGTGTCCGGCGTCGCGGAACTGGCGATCGGCGCTGCCTTGGCCGTGCCGAAGACCCGCAAGCTCGGCGCGGGCCTTGCCGCCGCGCTCTTTGTCGCCGTGTTCCCCGCCAACATCCAGATGGCGATCGACTGGTGCCGAAGCCCGAAGACGTCCACACCGCAGAAGATCGGTTCGATCGCACGTCTTCCCCTGCAGGTTCCGCTGGTGACCGAAGCACTCAAGGCTCGTCGAAACGCAAGCTAA
- a CDS encoding ATP-dependent DNA helicase UvrD2, translated as MMVPMPADTGLDPEQSAAVLAPRGPVCVLAGAGTGKTRTITRRIAHLVADGHVSAGQVLAVTFTARAAGEMRGRLRELGVGGSGPQVQARTFHAAALRQLKYFWPQVVGDTPWRLLDRKFAVVSSAAARVGLSTSTESVRDLASEIEWSKASLIAPEDYPRAIAKIRREAPVDATKVAQVYAAYEELKARGQDGMLLDFDDLLLHTAAALEEHSTVADEFRERYRCFVVDEYQDVTPLQQRVLDAWLGDRDDLTVVGDANQTIYSFTGATPNYLLDFSRKFPEATVVRLERDYRSTPEVVSLANRVIGAARGRIAGTRLQLIGQRAPGPEPEFMEFDDEPAEALGVARAIKRLIAAGTPAAEIAVLYRINAQSEAHEQALTKLGIPFQVRGGEGFFTRTEVRQAVAALRQAAGRDDLPEGADNGEALVSLVRAVLAPLGLTNEEPSGTQARERWASLSALVALTEEQLVHEPELTLTGLLQELTARAEARHPPTVQGVTLASLHAAKGLEWDAVFLVGLNDGTLPIQHVLGDANSGADDVAVEEERRLLYVGVTRAREHLQLSWALARNEGGRKSRRRSRFLNGLIPEDSPASRVAAPSSGNKKRPRCRVCGKPLIGTSATMLGRCEKCPSNVDLELLEHLKAWRLDKSRELKVPAYVVFSDNTLMAIAEQRPQDNRGLVSIPGIGPKKLDNFGEDVLAVIRGELRAATLDI; from the coding sequence ATGATGGTCCCCATGCCTGCGGACACCGGACTGGATCCAGAACAATCGGCCGCCGTGCTCGCGCCACGCGGCCCGGTATGTGTCCTCGCGGGCGCTGGAACAGGCAAAACCCGCACCATCACGCGCCGGATCGCTCATCTGGTTGCCGACGGTCACGTGTCGGCCGGTCAGGTGCTTGCCGTGACGTTCACCGCTCGTGCGGCCGGGGAAATGCGTGGACGTCTCCGTGAGCTGGGCGTCGGCGGGAGTGGGCCGCAGGTGCAGGCTCGAACTTTTCACGCTGCTGCTCTCCGTCAACTGAAGTACTTCTGGCCGCAGGTTGTCGGCGACACGCCGTGGCGTCTGCTGGACCGAAAGTTCGCGGTTGTCAGCAGTGCCGCAGCCCGGGTGGGATTGTCCACCAGCACGGAAAGCGTCCGCGACCTCGCCAGTGAAATCGAGTGGTCGAAGGCGTCGCTGATCGCGCCGGAGGATTACCCACGCGCGATCGCCAAGATTCGCCGTGAGGCACCGGTCGATGCCACCAAGGTGGCCCAGGTGTATGCCGCATACGAAGAGCTGAAAGCACGCGGCCAGGACGGCATGCTGCTTGATTTCGACGATCTCCTACTGCACACGGCGGCAGCTCTCGAAGAGCATTCGACAGTCGCCGACGAGTTCCGCGAGCGGTATCGCTGCTTCGTCGTGGACGAGTATCAGGACGTCACCCCACTGCAGCAGCGTGTGCTCGACGCCTGGCTGGGCGACCGAGACGATCTGACCGTGGTGGGCGATGCGAATCAGACCATCTACTCCTTCACCGGAGCCACCCCCAACTATCTGTTGGACTTCTCCCGGAAATTCCCCGAAGCGACCGTCGTTCGGCTCGAACGGGATTACCGCTCCACCCCTGAGGTCGTGTCGTTGGCGAACCGCGTGATCGGTGCCGCGCGCGGGCGGATCGCCGGGACGCGTCTGCAGCTGATCGGGCAGCGCGCGCCGGGGCCTGAGCCGGAGTTCATGGAGTTCGACGACGAGCCGGCCGAAGCACTCGGCGTTGCGCGGGCGATCAAACGGCTGATCGCGGCAGGCACCCCTGCGGCCGAGATCGCTGTTCTGTACCGGATCAATGCTCAGTCGGAGGCGCACGAGCAGGCCCTGACGAAGCTGGGCATTCCGTTCCAGGTGCGCGGTGGAGAGGGCTTCTTCACTCGCACCGAGGTACGTCAGGCGGTGGCAGCGCTGCGTCAGGCTGCTGGACGCGACGACCTCCCCGAAGGTGCAGACAACGGCGAAGCACTGGTCTCACTCGTCCGCGCTGTGCTCGCGCCGCTCGGCCTGACCAACGAAGAGCCTTCGGGTACTCAGGCACGCGAGCGCTGGGCTTCGCTCTCGGCTCTCGTGGCGCTCACCGAAGAACAACTTGTCCACGAACCTGAACTGACGCTCACCGGGCTTCTACAGGAGCTCACGGCCCGAGCCGAGGCGCGGCACCCACCGACCGTGCAAGGTGTGACGCTGGCCTCCCTCCACGCGGCCAAGGGGCTCGAATGGGATGCGGTGTTCCTGGTCGGCCTCAACGACGGCACCCTGCCGATCCAGCACGTTCTCGGCGACGCCAATTCGGGCGCCGACGACGTCGCGGTGGAGGAGGAGCGTCGGCTTCTGTACGTGGGGGTTACTCGCGCTCGCGAGCATCTGCAGCTGTCGTGGGCATTGGCCCGCAATGAGGGTGGACGCAAGTCCCGTCGCCGGTCGAGGTTCCTCAACGGGCTCATCCCCGAGGACTCGCCGGCTTCGCGCGTCGCCGCGCCGTCGTCGGGGAACAAGAAGCGTCCGCGCTGCCGCGTATGCGGCAAACCGTTGATCGGGACGTCGGCGACCATGCTCGGGCGCTGCGAAAAATGCCCGTCCAATGTCGACCTGGAATTGCTCGAGCACCTCAAGGCCTGGCGTCTGGACAAGTCCAGAGAACTCAAAGTTCCGGCCTATGTCGTCTTCAGTGACAACACACTGATGGCTATTGCCGAACAACGACCACAAGATAATCGTGGACTGGTTTCGATCCCTGGAATCGGGCCGAAGAAACTCGACAACTTCGGGGAAGACGTACTAGCTGTCATTCGCGGTGAACTGCGAGCGGCAACACTCGATATCTGA
- a CDS encoding potassium channel family protein, whose amino-acid sequence MAGKLRARLTRSEALTDQPDFALVGVLRIPQLQTSPARAIYKRVLIALGALGAAVLIVYIDRAGYRDAQDNELSLLDCIYYATVSLSTTGYGDITPFTPSARLVNVLLITPLRIFFLIVLVGTTLSALTESSRQAFKIQRWRQHVRNHTVVVGYGTKGRTAIEAMLGDGVPASEIVVVDTDQTVLDSAASKGLVTVFGSATKSDVLRLAGAQNASSIIVATNRDDTAVLVTLTAREIAPKAKIAAAIREADNAHLLRQSGADSVVVSSETAGRLLGIATTTPTVVEMIEDLLTPEAGFAIAERAVERDEVGGSPRHLSDIVLGVVRDGRLVRVGSPEVDAVEENDRLLYIRRVTN is encoded by the coding sequence ATGGCCGGTAAGCTCCGGGCGCGTTTGACCAGGTCGGAAGCATTGACCGATCAGCCTGACTTCGCCCTTGTCGGGGTGCTGCGCATTCCCCAGCTACAGACAAGTCCGGCGCGGGCCATCTACAAGCGAGTTCTCATCGCGTTGGGTGCTCTCGGCGCCGCCGTGTTGATCGTGTACATCGATCGCGCGGGATACCGGGACGCACAGGACAACGAGCTGTCGCTGCTCGACTGCATTTACTATGCGACGGTTTCGCTCTCGACCACCGGCTACGGCGATATCACTCCGTTCACGCCGTCGGCGCGCCTGGTCAACGTCCTGTTGATCACGCCACTTCGGATCTTCTTCTTGATCGTGTTGGTCGGAACCACACTTTCAGCTCTGACCGAGAGTTCGCGTCAGGCGTTCAAAATTCAGCGTTGGAGGCAGCACGTGCGTAATCACACCGTCGTCGTCGGATACGGGACCAAGGGGCGGACGGCAATCGAAGCAATGCTCGGTGACGGTGTACCGGCGTCGGAGATCGTGGTCGTGGACACCGATCAGACCGTCCTCGATTCGGCGGCGAGCAAAGGCCTGGTGACGGTATTCGGTTCGGCGACGAAATCGGACGTACTTCGGTTGGCAGGTGCGCAGAATGCGTCGTCGATCATCGTGGCAACCAACCGTGACGACACCGCAGTGCTCGTGACGCTGACAGCCCGCGAAATCGCGCCGAAAGCCAAGATCGCCGCAGCCATCCGTGAAGCCGACAACGCGCATCTTCTGCGTCAGTCCGGCGCAGACTCCGTCGTCGTGTCCTCGGAGACGGCGGGTCGACTCCTCGGCATCGCGACCACGACGCCGACCGTCGTGGAGATGATCGAAGACCTGCTGACTCCGGAGGCCGGATTCGCGATTGCCGAGCGTGCCGTCGAGCGCGACGAGGTCGGCGGCTCTCCGCGTCATCTCTCCGACATCGTGCTCGGGGTCGTTCGCGACGGCCGTCTGGTTCGCGTCGGTTCGCCCGAGGTGGACGCCGTCGAAGAGAACGATCGACTGCTCTACATTCGCCGCGTCACGAACTGA
- the nudC gene encoding NAD(+) diphosphatase: MNDFQLTETPLLSRSSVGRAEELRSDAAALTTGWADALLLRVNSRGQVKVSPEGQLVFAEATELGPEPVRGAVFLGIRENRHVWAVRVSLLAGTLSELRMLGGTLDDADAGLLTGAVAILNWHDSAGFSAIDGAPSEPTMSGWSRISTSTGHEEFPRTDPAVICLVHDGGDRVLLARQPTWPQRRFSILAGFVEAGESLETCVVREIKEEVGIDVHSVRYLGSQPWPFPRSVMLGFAAIGDPAAPLLFADGEIAEGTWFTKDEVRAALELGDWGSEADAPLLLPGSISIARGMLESWVK; the protein is encoded by the coding sequence GTGAACGACTTCCAGCTGACCGAAACACCTCTGCTCTCACGCTCGAGCGTCGGCCGCGCCGAGGAATTGCGGTCGGACGCCGCTGCACTGACGACGGGTTGGGCGGACGCACTGCTCCTCCGTGTGAATTCACGGGGTCAGGTCAAGGTGTCGCCGGAAGGTCAATTGGTCTTCGCCGAGGCAACCGAGTTGGGGCCCGAACCGGTGCGCGGCGCGGTCTTCCTGGGAATTCGGGAGAATCGCCACGTCTGGGCGGTGCGGGTGTCGCTGCTGGCGGGCACTTTGTCTGAATTGCGGATGCTCGGCGGAACACTCGACGACGCGGACGCCGGTTTGTTGACCGGTGCCGTCGCGATTCTCAACTGGCACGACAGTGCCGGATTCAGCGCTATCGACGGCGCACCGAGTGAACCCACGATGTCCGGCTGGTCACGCATTTCCACGTCCACCGGCCACGAGGAGTTTCCCCGAACGGATCCGGCGGTCATCTGCCTGGTGCACGACGGCGGCGATCGAGTTCTACTCGCGCGTCAGCCGACCTGGCCGCAGCGCCGTTTCTCGATTCTCGCGGGATTCGTCGAGGCCGGGGAGTCACTCGAAACGTGTGTTGTCCGCGAGATCAAGGAAGAAGTCGGTATCGACGTGCACAGCGTTCGATACCTCGGGAGCCAGCCTTGGCCGTTCCCTCGCTCGGTGATGTTGGGCTTCGCCGCAATCGGCGACCCCGCCGCTCCGCTGCTGTTCGCGGACGGCGAGATCGCCGAGGGCACCTGGTTCACGAAGGACGAGGTGCGCGCCGCTCTCGAACTCGGCGACTGGGGTTCGGAAGCGGACGCGCCACTGTTGCTGCCCGGGTCGATCTCCATCGCTCGCGGAATGCTCGAGAGCTGGGTCAAGTAG
- a CDS encoding ABC1 kinase family protein, with protein sequence MVSEIPRKSSARTAKLASIPLGMAGRAAMGFGRKLAGGDKGEIDAQLSAKAAEQLFAVLGELKGGAMKLGQALSVMEAAIPEEFAEPYRESLNKLQAAAPPLPTKQVHKMLDQQLGTKWRDRFQSFDDEPTASASIGQVHRAVWADGRDVAVKVQYPGADEALRADLKTLGRFAGLFGSVMPGVDVRPVIEEFTARTEEELDYRIEANNQRAFAKEFDGDPQFVIPHVVASAPKVVVTEWMTATPLTRIIESGTPEQRNAAGALLAEFHFASPARVGLLHCDPHPGNFMLLEDGRLGVIDFGAAAPFPNGLPRVLGTMVRLAVEEQFDELTELLRANGFVIPGRTVTDKEIADYLRPFTDPIQTESFHFTRAWLQKAAGTAADFNSAQFRTARALNLPAEYLMIFRVLLGSVGICAQLDAYAPYMEILTRWLPGFAEPVLDDTGSAE encoded by the coding sequence GTGGTGTCCGAGATCCCACGCAAGAGTTCTGCCCGTACTGCCAAACTCGCGAGCATCCCCCTGGGGATGGCCGGTCGCGCCGCCATGGGCTTCGGACGCAAGCTCGCCGGCGGCGACAAAGGCGAGATCGACGCGCAGTTGAGCGCGAAGGCCGCCGAGCAATTGTTCGCGGTGCTGGGCGAACTCAAGGGTGGCGCGATGAAGCTGGGCCAAGCGCTCAGCGTCATGGAGGCGGCAATTCCGGAGGAATTCGCCGAGCCGTACCGCGAGTCGCTGAACAAGCTTCAGGCCGCTGCCCCACCGCTGCCGACCAAGCAAGTACACAAGATGCTCGACCAGCAACTCGGAACCAAGTGGCGCGACCGATTCCAGTCGTTCGACGACGAACCGACCGCGTCGGCAAGCATCGGGCAGGTTCACCGAGCCGTCTGGGCGGACGGCCGCGACGTAGCCGTGAAAGTTCAGTACCCCGGCGCCGACGAAGCTCTACGCGCCGATCTCAAGACCCTGGGCAGATTTGCCGGTCTCTTCGGTTCGGTCATGCCCGGTGTCGACGTACGGCCCGTGATCGAGGAGTTCACCGCGCGCACGGAGGAAGAACTCGACTATCGGATCGAGGCGAACAATCAGCGAGCTTTTGCCAAAGAGTTCGACGGAGATCCCCAATTCGTGATCCCGCACGTCGTGGCGAGCGCGCCGAAAGTGGTCGTGACCGAATGGATGACGGCAACCCCGTTGACCAGAATCATCGAGAGTGGAACGCCGGAGCAGCGCAATGCGGCCGGTGCACTACTCGCCGAATTCCACTTCGCGTCTCCGGCCCGTGTCGGATTGCTCCACTGTGACCCGCACCCCGGCAATTTCATGCTTCTCGAGGACGGCCGACTCGGCGTCATCGACTTCGGTGCTGCTGCGCCGTTCCCGAACGGACTGCCACGGGTTCTCGGCACGATGGTGCGCTTGGCTGTCGAGGAACAATTCGACGAGTTGACGGAGTTGTTGCGCGCCAACGGTTTCGTGATCCCCGGACGCACGGTGACCGACAAGGAGATCGCGGATTACCTGCGACCCTTCACCGACCCGATCCAGACCGAGTCATTTCACTTCACTCGGGCATGGCTGCAAAAGGCCGCCGGAACCGCCGCTGACTTCAACAGTGCGCAGTTCCGAACGGCCCGTGCACTCAACCTTCCGGCCGAGTATTTGATGATCTTCCGTGTTCTTCTCGGTTCGGTCGGCATATGCGCCCAGTTGGACGCATATGCCCCGTACATGGAAATCCTGACTCGTTGGTTGCCAGGGTTTGCGGAGCCGGTTCTGGATGACACCGGCTCCGCCGAATAA
- a CDS encoding mycoredoxin — protein MTSTENAPALTIYSTTWCGYCRRLKTQLNASGIEYTEIDIENDPAAADFVGSVNGGNHVVPTVKYGDGSVATNPSLNQVKQALGL, from the coding sequence GTGACTTCTACCGAAAATGCGCCTGCCCTGACCATCTACTCGACCACGTGGTGCGGCTACTGCCGTCGCCTCAAGACGCAGCTCAACGCGTCGGGGATCGAGTACACCGAGATCGACATCGAGAACGATCCGGCAGCAGCCGATTTCGTCGGCAGCGTCAACGGTGGCAATCACGTCGTTCCGACCGTGAAGTACGGCGACGGCAGCGTTGCGACCAACCCGTCGCTCAACCAGGTCAAGCAGGCTCTGGGTCTGTAG
- a CDS encoding ATP-dependent helicase: MAAATQKARRPKIDPVDLAVALGQHPPTPEQAAVIAAPLGPTLVVAGAGAGKTETMAARVVWLVANGFVDPEAVLGLTFTRKAAQQLTSRIRKRLARLAGSDVLRALDPTGGVRSRILAGEPEVSTYHAYAGRLLSEHGLLLPIEPSATLLSETELWQVAHRVVSGWDSDLDTDKNPGSITETVLALAGQLAEHLVDPEQLLEAHTELDKLIHTLPAGPKQRGGPSKELLNYLDVQHKRIELLPLVARLGETLRREGALDFGSQMSLSARVASEHPEVGQTERERFRVVLLDEYQDTGHAQRVLLSSLYGGGADGRLALTAVGDPMQSIYGWRGASAANLPRFATDFPLANGKPAPTLELLTSWRNPPEALELANLSSTPLRRRGVAVSTLRARPGAVAGDVRLALLGDVEQERQWVAEKIAEEYEAARAEDRPTPTAAVLIRRNADAAPLAEALRSKGLPVEVVGLGGLLHTPEVADVIAMLRVVADPLAGSAAVRLLTGARWQIGAKDLAALSQRSRELAISAGYGTAGAVTDAEALTSAVQDALPGENAEQAGLVDSISDPGPAERYSALGYTRINAIAAELASLRERIGQPLTELVAEVERVLGIGIEAGARTRVGVVGTAGREHLDAFADVVANYATRPTANLPGMLAFFAAAEQIEKGLTPGEVEVAPDRVQILTVHSAKGLEWEVVAIPHVSDGVFPSSTASGSWLGALAELPPSLRGDRAVDADSADGVPVLDLEELYNRKDLENAITAHKKALSNRRLDEDRRLFYVALTRTERALFISAHHWAESGSEPKGPSEFLDELHQMVTAENDADEEDSRGAIGVVEEWAPAPEPDTENPLASTPRTAQWPPDPLGARRGAVEAGAASVLSALASLPQDSEETEEPEDDPENWASDVDVLLAEREARANARAEVILPAQLSVTQLVDLKADPDELAARLRRPLPYPPNPLARRGTAFHAWIERRFGATRLLDLDELPGAADTGAGPETDLVKLQDAFLRSPWANRSPIEVEVPFETSIAGTVLRGRIDAVFADPDGGWTVIDWKTGAEPSAANEDAVVMQLAAYRVAWAELMSARARSAGRNEQFPADKVRAAFHYVRSGRTIAPENLPDGEALARLIRTAGAQD; the protein is encoded by the coding sequence GTGGCTGCCGCGACGCAGAAGGCACGCCGACCGAAGATCGATCCTGTCGACCTGGCGGTCGCGCTCGGTCAACACCCGCCGACGCCGGAACAGGCGGCTGTCATCGCCGCACCGCTCGGTCCGACATTGGTCGTCGCCGGTGCCGGTGCCGGTAAGACCGAGACGATGGCTGCACGCGTCGTGTGGCTGGTGGCCAACGGCTTCGTCGATCCCGAGGCCGTTCTCGGATTGACCTTCACGCGCAAAGCGGCACAACAGCTCACGTCGCGAATCCGCAAGCGCTTGGCGCGACTGGCGGGTTCGGACGTTCTGCGGGCACTCGACCCGACCGGCGGAGTGCGTTCCCGGATTCTGGCCGGGGAACCCGAAGTCAGTACCTACCATGCTTACGCGGGACGGTTGCTGTCCGAGCACGGACTGCTGTTGCCGATCGAACCCTCGGCGACGCTGTTGTCCGAGACCGAACTGTGGCAGGTTGCGCACCGCGTCGTGAGCGGCTGGGACAGTGATCTGGACACCGACAAGAATCCGGGGTCCATCACCGAAACCGTTCTGGCCCTTGCCGGTCAGTTGGCGGAGCACCTGGTCGACCCCGAGCAGTTGCTCGAGGCTCACACCGAGTTGGACAAGCTGATTCACACTCTGCCCGCCGGTCCGAAACAGCGGGGTGGGCCGAGCAAAGAGCTGTTGAATTACCTTGATGTGCAACACAAACGCATCGAGCTACTGCCCCTCGTTGCCCGGCTGGGTGAGACGCTGCGACGTGAAGGCGCATTGGATTTCGGCAGCCAGATGTCGCTGTCGGCCCGTGTCGCCTCCGAACATCCCGAGGTCGGGCAAACCGAGCGTGAGCGCTTTCGGGTAGTTCTTCTCGACGAGTACCAGGACACCGGTCACGCTCAGCGAGTGTTGTTGTCCTCGTTGTACGGTGGGGGAGCCGACGGCCGGTTGGCGCTGACAGCCGTCGGCGATCCGATGCAGTCGATCTACGGTTGGCGAGGCGCGTCGGCGGCCAACCTGCCACGGTTTGCAACCGACTTCCCGCTTGCCAACGGAAAGCCGGCTCCGACGCTCGAACTGCTCACCAGTTGGCGTAACCCGCCGGAGGCTCTCGAACTGGCAAACCTGTCGTCGACACCGTTGCGCCGACGCGGTGTGGCCGTCAGCACACTTCGTGCGCGGCCGGGAGCCGTCGCCGGAGACGTTCGACTGGCGCTGCTCGGAGACGTCGAACAGGAACGTCAGTGGGTTGCGGAGAAGATCGCCGAAGAATACGAGGCGGCACGTGCCGAAGACCGCCCGACGCCCACGGCAGCGGTGTTGATCCGCCGCAACGCCGATGCTGCCCCGCTGGCCGAGGCTTTGCGGTCCAAAGGTCTGCCAGTCGAAGTGGTCGGACTCGGTGGGCTCCTGCACACACCCGAGGTGGCGGACGTGATCGCCATGCTCCGAGTGGTCGCCGATCCGCTGGCGGGCAGCGCCGCCGTTCGGCTGCTCACCGGAGCGAGATGGCAGATCGGCGCGAAGGACCTCGCCGCACTCTCGCAACGCTCCCGCGAACTTGCCATCTCCGCCGGATACGGAACAGCGGGTGCGGTCACCGACGCCGAGGCGCTCACCTCGGCAGTTCAGGACGCGCTGCCGGGGGAGAACGCCGAGCAAGCAGGATTGGTCGATTCGATCTCCGATCCAGGACCGGCAGAACGTTATTCAGCTCTCGGGTACACACGCATCAACGCGATAGCGGCAGAGTTGGCGTCGTTGCGCGAACGTATCGGCCAGCCGCTCACCGAACTGGTGGCGGAGGTCGAGCGGGTGCTCGGTATCGGAATCGAGGCAGGCGCGCGAACCCGAGTCGGTGTCGTCGGGACCGCGGGCCGCGAGCATCTCGACGCATTTGCCGACGTCGTCGCCAATTACGCGACGCGTCCAACAGCCAATCTGCCCGGGATGCTCGCATTCTTCGCGGCCGCCGAACAGATCGAAAAGGGCCTCACTCCGGGCGAAGTGGAGGTGGCGCCGGATCGCGTGCAGATCTTGACCGTGCACTCGGCGAAGGGGCTCGAATGGGAAGTAGTGGCGATCCCGCATGTCAGCGACGGGGTGTTCCCCTCGTCCACCGCGTCCGGATCGTGGCTCGGGGCGCTCGCCGAACTGCCACCGTCGTTGCGTGGTGACCGGGCCGTCGACGCGGATTCGGCCGACGGAGTTCCGGTGCTCGACCTCGAGGAGCTGTACAACCGCAAGGACCTCGAGAACGCGATCACGGCGCACAAGAAGGCCTTGTCCAACCGTCGACTGGACGAGGACCGGCGACTGTTCTACGTCGCGCTGACCAGAACCGAACGGGCGCTGTTCATCTCGGCGCATCACTGGGCGGAATCCGGTTCGGAACCGAAGGGGCCTTCGGAGTTCCTGGACGAGCTGCATCAGATGGTCACGGCCGAAAACGATGCCGATGAAGAAGACTCACGCGGTGCGATCGGCGTCGTGGAGGAATGGGCGCCTGCACCGGAACCCGACACCGAGAACCCGTTGGCCTCCACACCCCGTACTGCGCAGTGGCCGCCCGACCCGCTGGGTGCGCGTCGCGGCGCGGTCGAGGCCGGAGCCGCGAGCGTCCTGTCCGCACTTGCATCGCTGCCGCAAGACAGCGAAGAGACGGAAGAACCGGAGGACGATCCGGAGAACTGGGCCTCGGACGTCGACGTTCTACTGGCCGAGCGCGAAGCCCGGGCAAACGCGCGTGCCGAAGTGATTCTCCCGGCGCAGCTTTCGGTGACTCAGCTCGTCGACCTCAAGGCAGATCCGGATGAACTCGCGGCACGGCTGCGTAGACCACTGCCGTACCCACCGAACCCGCTCGCGCGGCGCGGCACGGCTTTTCACGCCTGGATCGAGCGAAGGTTCGGTGCGACCCGACTGTTGGATCTCGACGAACTACCCGGCGCCGCGGATACCGGCGCGGGTCCCGAGACCGATCTGGTGAAACTTCAGGATGCGTTCCTGCGGTCCCCGTGGGCCAATCGCAGCCCGATCGAAGTGGAAGTTCCTTTCGAAACATCCATTGCCGGAACGGTTCTCCGCGGTCGGATCGACGCTGTGTTCGCCGATCCCGACGGCGGATGGACGGTGATCGACTGGAAGACCGGTGCCGAACCGTCGGCCGCTAACGAGGACGCTGTTGTGATGCAGTTGGCCGCGTATCGGGTGGCCTGGGCCGAATTGATGTCGGCCAGAGCCCGTTCGGCGGGGCGCAACGAACAGTTTCCGGCCGACAAGGTGCGGGCGGCGTTTCACTACGTTCGATCGGGTCGCACCATCGCACCCGAGAACCTGCCGGACGGTGAGGCTCTCGCTCGCCTCATCCGAACGGCAGGCGCGCAAGATTAG